The following are encoded together in the Flavobacterium haoranii genome:
- a CDS encoding type III secretion system chaperone family protein: MQTDHLFTKIKDWLLDFNFEILHENQQHNTFVISKETEGIKNMILVLAPQILIVEQFLFRCKKNETEVYKELLIKNRDIVHGAFVLDENGEKVIFRDTLQTENLDQNELIATINSLSLLLSEYSADMIRFSKL; the protein is encoded by the coding sequence ATGCAAACAGACCATTTGTTTACAAAAATCAAGGATTGGTTATTAGATTTCAATTTTGAAATCTTACACGAAAATCAACAGCACAATACTTTTGTGATAAGTAAAGAAACAGAAGGTATTAAAAACATGATTTTAGTGTTAGCACCTCAAATTTTAATTGTAGAACAATTTTTATTTCGTTGCAAAAAAAATGAAACAGAAGTTTACAAAGAACTTTTAATTAAAAACAGAGACATTGTTCACGGTGCGTTTGTACTTGATGAAAATGGAGAGAAAGTTATTTTCAGAGATACGCTACAAACTGAAAATTTAGATCAAAATGAATTAATTGCTACCATTAATTCATTGAGTTTACTGTTGAGTGAATATTCAGCAGATATGATACGTTTTAGCAAACTATAA
- a CDS encoding PspA/IM30 family protein, which translates to MNILRRLFRIGKAEAHAVIDGLEDPIKMTEQGIREMKEQLEKSVHAMAQVKALAIRRKNEKNSLLNKAEEYQNKAVLLIQKGSKEEISVEESDRLAKEALKLKEQATQDANIADIESAKLESDVEKMQVNINSLKSSIVKWEGELKTLRARVQVSQATQDINKKMTQLGADSTISMLEKMKDKVIQQEAIADAYGEIANASKSIDDEINAVVDTTENKAEDALKKLKEQLNIN; encoded by the coding sequence ATGAATATTTTAAGAAGGTTATTTAGAATTGGTAAAGCAGAAGCACATGCGGTAATTGATGGTCTTGAAGATCCTATCAAAATGACTGAGCAAGGAATTCGAGAAATGAAAGAACAGCTTGAGAAAAGTGTTCATGCTATGGCGCAGGTTAAAGCATTAGCTATAAGAAGAAAAAATGAAAAGAATTCATTACTTAATAAAGCAGAAGAATATCAAAATAAAGCCGTTTTGTTAATTCAAAAAGGTTCTAAAGAAGAAATTTCTGTAGAAGAAAGTGATAGATTAGCTAAAGAAGCGCTAAAACTTAAAGAACAAGCTACTCAAGATGCAAATATTGCAGATATTGAAAGTGCAAAACTTGAAAGCGATGTAGAAAAAATGCAAGTAAATATTAATTCGCTAAAATCTTCTATCGTAAAATGGGAAGGCGAATTAAAAACGTTACGTGCTAGAGTTCAGGTTAGTCAGGCTACCCAAGATATTAATAAAAAGATGACGCAATTAGGAGCCGATAGCACTATTAGTATGCTTGAGAAAATGAAGGACAAAGTAATACAACAAGAAGCAATAGCAGATGCATATGGAGAAATTGCAAATGCTTCAAAAAGTATTGATGATGAAATTAATGCTGTTGTAGATACTACAGAAAATAAGGCAGAAGATGCTTTAAAGAAATTAAAAGAACAATTGAACATTAACTAA